The Pseudofrankia inefficax genome window below encodes:
- a CDS encoding VOC family protein, which produces MSSSTSAGTAAAPPSGGVTGLHHIQLAVPAGVEDACRAFWVGLVGLTEVPKPAPMAARGGAWFRGPGFELHVGVTADFTPATKAHPAILVDDIDAFAERLTAAGVPLDWAHDFPGHRHCYVADPVGNRIEFLMPGPAAEAAPDRPPTRQR; this is translated from the coding sequence ATGTCCAGCAGCACCAGCGCGGGCACCGCCGCCGCGCCCCCGTCCGGCGGGGTCACCGGGTTGCACCACATCCAGCTGGCGGTGCCCGCGGGCGTCGAGGACGCCTGCCGAGCGTTCTGGGTCGGCCTGGTCGGGCTGACCGAGGTGCCCAAGCCGGCGCCGATGGCGGCCCGGGGCGGGGCGTGGTTCCGCGGGCCGGGCTTCGAGCTGCACGTCGGCGTCACGGCCGACTTCACGCCCGCGACCAAGGCCCACCCGGCCATCCTGGTCGACGACATCGACGCGTTCGCCGAGCGCCTCACCGCCGCCGGTGTCCCCCTGGACTGGGCCCATGACTTCCCCGGGCACCGGCACTGCTACGTCGCCGACCCGGTCGGCAACCGGATCGAGTTCCTCATGCCCGGCCCGGCAGCCGAGGCCGCCCCAGATCGTCCGCCAACCCGGCAGCGGTAG
- a CDS encoding FadD3 family acyl-CoA ligase: MTTTDRTGIDGSATNEAPPPTIPAVLDRAARRWPADEALVDGATRLTFAQLAAAADEAARALVASGVEPGDRVSIWAPNGHRWMVAALGIYRAGATLVPVNSRFKAGEAAGLLRATGAKILFTVTDFLATDYAAAIHAEPDLPALGEVVVLDGPASPATTQWADFVTRAATVPAEVTAARAAALTGDDVSDIIFTSGTTGKPKGAMLAHGPSTRLYTSWADVIGLGHGDRYLLVYPFFHTAGLKAGLLASLLVGATLVPYPVFDVPAVMRLVETEKITMLPGPPAVYQTILNSDLTGYDLSSWRLAVTGSAAVPVELVRRLRADLGLRTVVTGYGLTETTGTVAMCRHTDDPELVSRTSGRALDGIEVRVVDDAGTEVPRGEPGEIIVRGFNIMTGYLDNPAATAETIDADGWLKTGDIGVMDDGGNIAITDRKKDMFIVGGFNAYPAEIESMLAEHPAIAQVAVVGVPDERLGEVGMAYVIPRTGQPRPTPAEIIAWSRDRMANYKAPRYVEVVDALPLNATGKVVRYELRDRAAATLRQA; this comes from the coding sequence ATGACGACCACCGATCGCACTGGCATCGACGGTTCGGCCACCAACGAGGCGCCCCCGCCGACCATCCCGGCCGTCCTGGACCGAGCCGCCCGCCGCTGGCCGGCCGACGAGGCCCTGGTCGACGGCGCCACCCGCCTCACCTTCGCCCAGCTCGCCGCGGCCGCCGACGAGGCGGCTCGCGCGCTCGTCGCCAGCGGCGTCGAGCCCGGCGACCGGGTCTCGATCTGGGCGCCGAACGGCCACCGCTGGATGGTGGCCGCGCTCGGCATCTACCGGGCCGGCGCGACCCTCGTGCCGGTGAACAGCCGGTTCAAGGCCGGCGAGGCCGCGGGCCTGCTGCGCGCGACCGGCGCGAAGATCCTGTTCACCGTGACCGACTTCCTCGCGACGGACTACGCCGCGGCGATCCACGCCGAGCCGGACCTGCCAGCCCTCGGTGAGGTCGTCGTCCTCGACGGCCCGGCCAGCCCCGCCACCACCCAGTGGGCGGACTTCGTCACCCGCGCCGCCACCGTCCCGGCCGAGGTGACCGCGGCCCGCGCGGCGGCGCTGACCGGCGACGACGTCAGCGACATCATCTTCACCTCCGGCACGACCGGGAAGCCGAAGGGCGCGATGCTCGCCCACGGCCCGTCGACCCGGCTCTACACCTCCTGGGCCGACGTCATCGGCCTCGGCCACGGGGATCGCTACCTGCTCGTCTACCCGTTCTTCCACACCGCCGGGCTGAAGGCCGGCCTGCTCGCGAGCCTGCTGGTCGGCGCGACGCTGGTCCCCTACCCGGTCTTCGACGTGCCAGCCGTGATGCGCCTGGTCGAGACCGAGAAGATCACCATGCTGCCCGGGCCCCCGGCGGTGTACCAGACGATCCTCAACAGCGACCTGACCGGCTACGACCTGTCGAGCTGGCGGCTGGCCGTCACCGGCTCGGCGGCGGTGCCGGTCGAGCTCGTCCGGCGGCTGCGGGCGGACCTGGGCCTGCGGACCGTCGTCACCGGCTACGGGCTCACGGAGACCACCGGGACCGTCGCCATGTGCCGGCACACCGACGACCCCGAGCTGGTCTCCCGCACCTCCGGCCGGGCGCTGGACGGGATCGAGGTCCGCGTCGTCGACGACGCCGGCACCGAGGTGCCCCGCGGCGAGCCCGGCGAGATCATCGTGCGCGGCTTCAACATCATGACGGGCTACCTGGACAACCCGGCCGCGACGGCCGAGACCATCGACGCCGACGGCTGGCTGAAGACCGGCGACATCGGCGTCATGGACGACGGCGGGAACATCGCGATCACCGACCGCAAGAAGGACATGTTCATCGTCGGCGGCTTCAACGCCTACCCGGCGGAGATCGAGAGCATGCTGGCCGAGCACCCGGCCATCGCCCAGGTCGCCGTCGTCGGCGTCCCGGACGAGCGGCTCGGCGAGGTCGGCATGGCCTACGTCATCCCGCGCACCGGCCAGCCGCGGCCGACCCCCGCCGAGATCATCGCGTGGTCGCGCGACCGGATGGCCAACTACAAGGCGCCCCGCTACGTCGAGGTCGTCGACGCGCTGCCGCTGAACGCCACCGGCAAGGTCGTCCGCTACGAGCTGCGCGACCGGGCGGCCGCCACCCTCCGACAGGCCTGA
- a CDS encoding class I SAM-dependent methyltransferase, translated as MADQTGRDTTHTRATGPRTWPASGPGPYGVDRTDLSDRDPYQRPDGHPTSPEPEPDAALPDPYPGERPYPAEHPARREHPHRAEHPHLADHPHLADLAGRADRAAGRAWSWFAKLADQTTTHQTTTHQTTTQGPARPSEPAAPHRPGGGTPAGSGSRVTEPPEGGPGRYVDLAPSNGITVDRVAPPAAAPPAPVATALPPPSAPSAPPAPPAPPAPPTPSAPPVPPVPPEGLVTGAPPREDTDADGATPRSVRPKVGYALHGGEADAHRLAAQSRVLEPGTEAFLTSLGVRPGWRCLDVGCGHGQVSILLAGRVRPGGQVVGIDASPASLAVARHNATRVGARIAWMNADASWLPVARGGFDLAYSRLLLGHLAEPVATLRAMAAAVRPGGVVAVEDIYFGYAANAGSVLANPAIAEFFDLMAMTIRVHGGDPMIGPRLPALLTAAGLVDVTVNVRRSPLPGDPSGRLVEEALEATHGTALSAGLVTAERLDQLREALGALSRAELTEATGAARLYQVAGHRPVHRHHHSD; from the coding sequence ATGGCGGACCAGACCGGCAGGGATACGACACATACCCGCGCGACCGGGCCGCGCACGTGGCCGGCCAGCGGCCCGGGGCCCTATGGCGTCGACCGGACGGACCTCAGCGACCGCGACCCCTACCAGCGGCCGGACGGTCACCCGACGAGCCCCGAGCCCGAACCCGACGCCGCGTTGCCGGACCCCTACCCGGGCGAGCGGCCCTATCCGGCGGAGCACCCCGCCCGTCGGGAACACCCGCACCGCGCCGAGCACCCACATCTCGCGGACCACCCGCACCTCGCGGACCTGGCCGGGCGGGCGGACCGGGCCGCCGGGCGGGCCTGGTCCTGGTTCGCGAAGCTCGCCGACCAGACCACGACCCACCAGACCACGACCCACCAGACCACGACCCAGGGGCCGGCGCGGCCGTCGGAGCCGGCCGCGCCGCACCGGCCCGGCGGCGGCACGCCGGCCGGGTCCGGCTCCCGGGTCACCGAGCCGCCCGAGGGCGGCCCCGGGCGCTACGTCGACCTCGCCCCTTCGAACGGCATCACCGTCGACCGGGTCGCCCCGCCGGCAGCCGCCCCGCCGGCTCCCGTGGCAACCGCCCTGCCGCCGCCCTCGGCGCCGTCAGCCCCACCAGCCCCCCCAGCCCCACCAGCCCCTCCAACCCCGTCGGCGCCACCCGTCCCACCGGTCCCGCCTGAGGGCCTGGTCACCGGTGCGCCGCCACGCGAGGACACCGACGCCGACGGGGCCACCCCGCGGTCCGTGCGGCCGAAGGTCGGGTACGCGCTGCACGGCGGCGAGGCCGACGCGCACCGGCTGGCGGCCCAGTCGCGGGTGCTGGAGCCGGGGACGGAGGCGTTCCTGACCAGCCTCGGTGTGCGTCCAGGCTGGCGCTGCCTCGACGTCGGCTGCGGCCACGGCCAGGTCAGCATCCTGTTGGCGGGCCGGGTGCGGCCGGGCGGGCAGGTCGTCGGCATCGACGCGAGCCCGGCGTCGCTCGCCGTGGCCCGGCACAACGCGACCCGGGTCGGCGCGCGCATCGCCTGGATGAACGCCGACGCCAGCTGGTTGCCGGTCGCGCGCGGGGGCTTCGACCTGGCCTACAGCCGGCTGCTGCTCGGGCACCTGGCCGAACCCGTGGCGACGCTGCGCGCGATGGCCGCCGCGGTCCGCCCCGGCGGGGTGGTCGCCGTCGAGGACATCTACTTCGGCTATGCCGCCAACGCCGGCTCGGTCCTGGCGAACCCGGCCATCGCCGAGTTCTTCGACCTGATGGCGATGACCATCCGCGTCCACGGCGGCGACCCCATGATCGGGCCCCGGCTGCCGGCGCTGCTCACCGCCGCCGGGCTGGTGGACGTGACGGTGAACGTCAGGCGCTCGCCACTGCCGGGTGACCCGTCCGGGCGGCTGGTCGAGGAGGCGCTGGAGGCCACCCACGGCACGGCCCTGAGCGCCGGGCTCGTCACCGCCGAACGTCTCGACCAGCTCCGCGAGGCGCTGGGCGCGCTGTCGCGGGCCGAGCTCACCGAAGCGACCGGGGCGGCCCGCCTCTACCAGGTGGCCGGCCACCGCCCGGTGCACCGCCACCATCACTCCGACTGA